The nucleotide window AAGGTTGATGAAGTGAATCAGCGACTGGTAATGTTGTCTCTGGTGGTGCCTGATTACGACGAAGCCATTGCATACTATACGCAAACATTGGGCTTCCAGTTGATGGAAGATTCGCCTCGCGAAAACGGGAAACGCTGGGTAGTAATCAAGCCTGTAGGTAACGGTACCGCTTCGTTGTTGCTGGCCCAGGCAGCAAACGATCAACAGAGAAACAGCATAGGAAATCAAGCCGGCGGACGCGTGTTTCTGTTTCTGCATACTGATGATTTCTGGCGTGACTACCATAATTATCAATCGCGTGGCGTGAAGTTTCTGAACGAACCACGTGAAGAGGAGTATGGAACGGTTGCAGTTTTCGTTGATCAATATGGCAATAAGTGGGATTTGATTCAGCCAGCAACAATTAAGTCTAAATAGTAACAAAGAATTGAAAAGAAGCAGTGACAATTCTGAAAGTAACATCCAGCTAAGGCCGATAAACGGGGTGGGGAACCGTCTGTCATCTGAGATGGCACGCTTGCTGGCGTTGCCGGAACTTGACAAGTGTTAACTGACTGTGCTAAGGCTGGTTAGCATTGACTGCGTGGCCTGCAGTTTCCCGACTCATCCAGTTTCACCGGGCAACCTGTTCACCTGTCTCTAACTCCTGATTTTCATTAGGGTTAGAACCGAACAACCAGAATCATATCGTAGATGGGTGAGAATCCATCAATTGGTATGACAAATGCTTGATGTTGCTGGAAGCCTGTGCAGTGTGGGGATAGTGTCCACCCCCAGCTTGCAGTTCTACGGATTGGGATTGCAGGTATCTGTACAGATAGTTATTACGGGGGTCATGTGTTTCTGACAGGAGGTCTGGTGCACATGCGGAAATTCATGTTGAAGTTGTGGAATGATGACCGTGGCGCCTTGTTGGCAACGGAATGGGTCTTTGTTTCCACGATTATGGTGGTAGGTGTAGTAGCCGGGTTGAAATCAGTTCAACAGGCAGTGGTGACAGAACTGGAAGACATGGCCAATGCGATTGGTTCGCTAAGCCAGTCTTATACCTTCTCAGGTACCAGTGGCTGTGCAGCATCGAGCAATGGCTCACGCTATCAGGATGCAGCTCATGCTGTAAACCTGACATCGAATGCTCAGGCGTTCAATGATGCAGCGGGTGCCGGCTCAGTCTGTCCTGACTAAGTAGTACGCAGACCTCCAGAGACACATTTTGTGTCTTTCCGGTGGACACAAAATGAGATGATGATCAGGCCACCTTCGGGTGGCCTGTTTGTGTTTTGACAGTGGATGTTGGTACGCCTCTGTACCCGCAATGTGCCCTTGCAATTGGCAGCCCGCAGCGCGAGCGAGGGGTGATGTGCAATGACTTCAGGTTATTGCAGCTTTCCTGGCGCTCGGGCTGCCATCGTGATAGTACGTCTTGAACGAAGAGACTGTTAAAATACTCCGACAATAGCGACTCTGCCGCTCCTGCGGTGTAAGCTGCCTCGACTTATCCGTCTGCGTAAACCTTTCCTGCTGACAAGACTCTGCCGAACAGGGAAGATAGACCTTCTGATTTGCTTCAGCAGGATCTGCTCCCATGACTTCGTTTCTGTTTCTGGCGCTGTTGGTCTCTAACCACGACTGGTGTCCGGACTGCGATAAAACGCCCGATGTTGAACCGCCAGTAGTGGCGCTGCGTGTGCTGGCACCACAGAAATCAACAGATACCGGCATGATTACCTATCGCGTCATTGCCACGAATCGTTCCATCGCCAAGGCATTTGACATTAAAGTGAAACTCGATCTGCCTGAGAAAACCACATTTCATGCAGGCAACCCGCAGCCTGATAAACAGCAAAACACGCTGGTCTGGAACATTGGCAACATGCCGGGCAAATGTCAGCGACAGTTTGAAGTGACTCTGAAGACCGATGCGGATAGTGTTGTAGAAGCATGCTTCCGCATCAGCTATGAGCATGGCGTGTGTGTCTCCACCATCACCGCGTGCAAGCCACCGGGGAAGGCAGAGACTTTGCCTGTACCCAAAACTACCGGACAACTGAGCCTGACAAAAATCGGCCCGGCCAGGCAGGGTATGGGAACGCCGATTTTGTATTCGATGACGGTAACCAATTCAGGCAAAATTCCACTGCGTGAAGTGGAGTTGGAAGACGTGTTTCCTTCTAATTCAGTTTACGTGCCTGGGAGTGCCGACAACCAGGGACAACTCATGGGCCCAGAAAGCAAAAGAATGTTGTGGCGACTGGGCAACATGTTGCCTGGAGAAACGCGAACGGTGACATTCAAAGTCAGGCCAAACCAGGTTGGGACGTTTCTGAATGTAGCACATGCCCGCGGACTTGATCCCGATGGTCTGAAAGTACAAAGCCCCGACAGCCACGCCACCACTGAAGTCAGCGGGATGGCGACGATTTACATGGAAGTGAAAGACCTGCAGGACCCGGTGTTTGTCGGCGGCTCAACGATGTATACCATTCTGGTGCGAAATACCGGCACCGCATCAGCAGGTAATATCCGTTTGCAGGGGGAAGTACCGACGGGTTTGCAGACAACGCGGGTAATGCCAGAGAATGAAGGGGCAGCTGCCGGGTTTCGACCAGGTGAAGGCCGCATCAACTTTGCGACATTTAACCTGGAGCCCAAACAGGAAAAACTGTTTCAGATTGAAGTACGAGCGGAAAGAGAGGCTCTGTACCGATTTCGGGTGTTTCTGACTTCGGATGTGCTGGATCCTGCACGTGGCGGACTGGTGGAGGATGAAACCACCACCGTCGTTAATGAAAAGCCGGTAGATTCGCAGACGCAACTGCAACCACCTGGCAAGAGTGATCAATTAGCCAGGCAGACAGCAAAATAAAAAACGGACGCCAATGGGCGTCCGTGATGGGTTTTGTTGAAGCTGATTACTTCTTTTCTTCAGCCTTCTTCTCTTCGGTTTTCTTTTCTTCCACTTTCTTCTCAGGATCGCGTTTGCCGTTCTTGCGTTCAGGCACTTCAGGTTTTTCGCGATTGAGCAATTCAGGCATGTTGGCTACTCGCATAGCCGTTAGCGCCATCACTTGGGAGCCTTGAATTAGGTCTGGCTCACGTGCTTTATCGAGCGTATCGCTCTGGGAATGGTGAGTCAGGTAGTACTCAGCGGGGTCTTGCCGGAAGGCAAAGCCTGGAACACCAGCACCATCAAAGGGCAGGTGATCGGTGCCTCCCTGGGAACCCGTCGTGATATCGACGTTCAGTTCCTTCAGGCTGACCAGTTCAGCTTCCAGAATGGGTTTCAGCACAGTGCGGCCTTGCAGTGGAATGGAAAGTACGCGGCCTGTGCCGGTATCGTGCACCAGGGCCATGGAGATGCGCTTGAGTTCATCTTCATGAGTTTTGACATAAGCTCGTGAGCCATGCAGTCCTTGTTCTTCACCGGTAAAGAGTGCAATGCGAATGGTGCGCTTGGGACGAATACCTTCCTTGGCGAGTTTGCCCAGCGTGCGGGCAGCTTCGAGCACCACCGAGGTGCCTGTGCCATTATCTGTAGTGCCTTGGCCGAGATCCCACGAGTCGAGGTGAGCACCGATAACAACGAATTCATCAGGCTTCTCGGTGCCTTTGATTTCACCAACCGTGTTGTAAACCGTAATCGGGCCAGGGATAATCTTGGCTTCGATTTCGACTTCAACCTTAACTGGTGTCGCATCCTTGCGGGTCAACAGTCTATAGAGCATGGCATAATCATCATGCGACATGAAAAGTGAAGGCAGCGGATCACCTGCTGTGCCTCGATCACCCCTACCCCAGGAACCTGTCATATTGAGCAGGCCGTGAGGCTTGGCAGAATCGGTGAGCGTGCAGGCTACACCTTCAGAGCGGAGGAACTGATCAATCGACCGCATGAAATCAGGCGAACTGCCACCACCACCCGGACGACGGCGTGGCATGTTGGACGGATCACGAGGCTTGCCGATGTCAGCGATGGGGCGGACATCGGAAGGTTTGCTGCGCATGATAATAGCGTTTTTCAGTTTGCCTTTGTACTTGTTCAGTTCTTCCTGGCTGGTGGCATCGAGGAAGATCACTTCGCCAGTCAGTTTGCCTTGAGTGCCTGGCGTCCAGGCGCGGGAGGCAACGGCTAGCCAGCGATTGGTGTTGGGTTCCACCATCTTCATGCGGGCAAAGCCACGTTCCCAACCAGCGGGGATGGTGTAAGGCTCCAGTTTGACGTTCTCCAGGCCGTAGCTTTTGAACTTCTCTAAAGCCCAGTCGTTGGCTCGTTTCAGGTTTTCCGAACCGGTGACTCGTGGTCCAATCACATCGCTGAGATAAGTAAGGTTCGACATAATTTCCTGTCGTTCCTTTACTTCATTGATGATGGTTTGATCAATTTCCAGAGGAGTTTTTGATGCCGTCTTGGGGGCAGCATCTTCGGCCCAAACCATCGCGCTGATCATGCATACAATAGCGGCCAGACAGGCCATTCGCCACACGGATTTCATTCGCACATCTCCACAGATGAAGGTCTTGCAAGTCAAGCTATGGTGTACCGCTTGCACCGGCAGATTGCCAGAAGAAAGCATGTTCTCATGGGATTATCAGAATTTGATCAGACAACGGGAACCGGGCTTTGCCATTGATCCACATCCTGCCGGCAATGGGGGGTGAAATGCTCAATGCCCAGGGCTGTTTGGTAAGCCTGCAGACCCAGTTCACTCAGTACAGGCAATTGTTCAAGTTGAATACCAACGATGGTTCGGTAGAGAATGACTTCATCGTTACGATTGATGTTGACAAGCTGAGTATGCGGATACGCAGTGGTAGCCACCTCACCCAGTTTGATGCCCTGTGGCGATTCATTCGCCATCAGAAACACAGCTTCGCCTGTATGATCATCATTGAGGAAATGCATCATCGGCTCTGCTTCATTGTAAACTTTCTGAAAGGCAGCAGCGGTATCGGGGTTCTTGTCAAGAAACAATCCTGCTGCATCATCGAGCACTAATCGTTGTTCAAGAAAACGTTTGGCTTCCTGCATGATCAGGTCGCGGACAGGTTTCAGCTGGTCAATCGTAGAAAGACAAAGTTCCCCGATGCGTGGATGCGATTTTTCCATGCGCTCGGAGACAAAATGGTCGATCTTGTCGAGATCATAACTGGTGATGCTGTCAACAAACTGCTGTACGGCCTGCAGCATGTCGTTGCAGCCATAGGGAATGATGACCGATTCGGTGATGCGATTGACCGTGACAGGCTTTTCGGGCAATTTCTCCATGTCGAGAGTTGCCTTCTGCAATTCGAGCAAGCGGCTTCGGCAAAAACGAACATCACGGGTCTGATCAGAGCAGGCGCCACGGAAACCGATATAGACTTTAGAGATGTACTCATTCATGACAGCCCGCAGTCGAGCACGGTAGATGGCGAGCAGACGCTCGCCGGGAGTGGTCATGCTGGGCCACTTCTTTTTCGGCACAGCTTTCAGGCGATCATACTCAGCTAAATCCTGCCGTAGATATTCGAGAGCCTGAACGTATTCTGACTGAGCCTGTTTGGCTTTGGCTTCATGGGAGGCAATCCAGCTATCGAGTTTGGTGATAGCGTAGCGGAGAGCCTCTTCGGTAGCGCCCATCCGAAGGCCTGATTTATCGAGATGTCGATAGACTGTGAAGACCAGTCTGGTAGCGCCGGTACGGACTACCTTTTCGCAGGCATCCTTGAGCGCGCGATGCAGCTTGGTGTTGTTCTCCGCGAGGTCCAGCGGGTTGGCGCTGGAGCCTTCGCCCGTGGAACCAAGACTTTTGACGATCTCCCTCAATGCTCGTTTCACTTCATCGCTGTTGGGCAGCTTTTCATGAATGCCATGCTGAAATGGGGCGATGATCGTTTTGATGATGTCTTCGCTGGAGTAGCCGAGCGAACGTTTGGCAGCCAGTTCAAAGTACTGAAACAGTGATTCGGGCGAGAGTTTCTCGTAGTGGAAGAAACCATCGATCCGGTGCCTCACGACATTCTGTATTTCAGGTGTCGCTGAGATCAACCATTTGTCGAGAATGCGCTGGAAGACCAGATGCGAAGCTTTGCGGATGAGCGCGCGACGAGGCGAATTCAGCACACGAAGCCCCATCGTCTGATAAGGCGATGTGCCAGCAGTAAGGCGAACAGGATCAGCCACGCGACCGAGAGCTGTTGTCAGTAGTCGGTTGAGCACTTCAGCTACCTTCTGAATCTGAAGCGGTGCGTTATCCTTGCGTTCCTGGGTTGCAGCGGGGCGTGGCGGGGTTTCAATGAGCTGCACCTGCGTAAACGGTGGCGTGGAATCTTCTAC belongs to Planctomycetia bacterium and includes:
- a CDS encoding VOC family protein; its protein translation is MLSLVVPDYDEAIAYYTQTLGFQLMEDSPRENGKRWVVIKPVGNGTASLLLAQAANDQQRNSIGNQAGGRVFLFLHTDDFWRDYHNYQSRGVKFLNEPREEEYGTVAVFVDQYGNKWDLIQPATIKSK
- a CDS encoding DUF11 domain-containing protein — protein: MTSFLFLALLVSNHDWCPDCDKTPDVEPPVVALRVLAPQKSTDTGMITYRVIATNRSIAKAFDIKVKLDLPEKTTFHAGNPQPDKQQNTLVWNIGNMPGKCQRQFEVTLKTDADSVVEACFRISYEHGVCVSTITACKPPGKAETLPVPKTTGQLSLTKIGPARQGMGTPILYSMTVTNSGKIPLREVELEDVFPSNSVYVPGSADNQGQLMGPESKRMLWRLGNMLPGETRTVTFKVRPNQVGTFLNVAHARGLDPDGLKVQSPDSHATTEVSGMATIYMEVKDLQDPVFVGGSTMYTILVRNTGTASAGNIRLQGEVPTGLQTTRVMPENEGAAAGFRPGEGRINFATFNLEPKQEKLFQIEVRAEREALYRFRVFLTSDVLDPARGGLVEDETTTVVNEKPVDSQTQLQPPGKSDQLARQTAK
- a CDS encoding M20/M25/M40 family metallo-hydrolase, which encodes MACLAAIVCMISAMVWAEDAAPKTASKTPLEIDQTIINEVKERQEIMSNLTYLSDVIGPRVTGSENLKRANDWALEKFKSYGLENVKLEPYTIPAGWERGFARMKMVEPNTNRWLAVASRAWTPGTQGKLTGEVIFLDATSQEELNKYKGKLKNAIIMRSKPSDVRPIADIGKPRDPSNMPRRRPGGGGSSPDFMRSIDQFLRSEGVACTLTDSAKPHGLLNMTGSWGRGDRGTAGDPLPSLFMSHDDYAMLYRLLTRKDATPVKVEVEIEAKIIPGPITVYNTVGEIKGTEKPDEFVVIGAHLDSWDLGQGTTDNGTGTSVVLEAARTLGKLAKEGIRPKRTIRIALFTGEEQGLHGSRAYVKTHEDELKRISMALVHDTGTGRVLSIPLQGRTVLKPILEAELVSLKELNVDITTGSQGGTDHLPFDGAGVPGFAFRQDPAEYYLTHHSQSDTLDKAREPDLIQGSQVMALTAMRVANMPELLNREKPEVPERKNGKRDPEKKVEEKKTEEKKAEEKK